The Faecalibacter sp. LW9 genome has a segment encoding these proteins:
- a CDS encoding M14 family zinc carboxypeptidase gives MFNIQELEKDYHQFRQEGFDEKWLNFEGLQRYFETVSFDKTIIGHSFLGLPIYKLSMGTGAKRVLIWSQMHGNESSGTRAMFDVLKFMQSNHPIAHHILSEITFDFIPMLNPDGANINTRRNAIGIDINRDFLAQESTEIHVLLKQVEAGNYEVLFNLHDQRTIFNVGQTAEPATLSFLAPSYNQEEEVNEVREKTMGIIQAMNIELQKVIPGKIGRYTSEFYPMSTGDNFTKMGYPCVLFEAGHYPNDYQRNQTRKYNALALISGLFAITSQDKLAFDAYESIPQNGQRFLDVMIRNVKVVHQNHVSCVDLGIYYEEVYDAETNQVNVVGKIQELGDLRKFIGHLEWDAQGELFVGKAFTFPNIGQIATFRIGDIDVVNGQLIR, from the coding sequence ATGTTCAATATTCAAGAATTAGAGAAAGATTATCACCAGTTCAGACAAGAAGGATTTGATGAAAAATGGTTGAATTTTGAAGGTTTACAGCGCTATTTTGAAACAGTTTCTTTTGATAAAACAATAATTGGGCATTCGTTTTTAGGTTTACCCATTTATAAATTGTCTATGGGAACGGGAGCGAAACGAGTATTAATATGGTCGCAGATGCATGGTAATGAGTCTTCAGGAACTCGTGCCATGTTTGATGTACTGAAATTTATGCAAAGCAATCATCCAATAGCTCATCATATCCTTTCAGAAATCACATTTGATTTTATTCCCATGTTAAATCCTGATGGAGCTAATATCAATACCCGTCGTAATGCGATTGGAATTGATATTAATCGTGATTTTTTGGCTCAAGAATCTACAGAAATTCATGTATTATTAAAACAAGTGGAAGCTGGAAATTACGAAGTCTTATTTAACTTGCATGATCAGCGTACCATTTTTAATGTTGGGCAAACGGCTGAGCCGGCAACTTTATCCTTTTTAGCACCTTCTTATAATCAAGAAGAAGAAGTAAACGAAGTTCGTGAAAAGACAATGGGAATCATACAAGCCATGAATATTGAATTGCAAAAAGTTATTCCCGGAAAAATAGGTCGATACACATCCGAATTTTATCCGATGTCTACGGGAGATAATTTTACAAAAATGGGTTACCCATGTGTTTTATTTGAAGCTGGACATTACCCAAATGATTACCAACGAAACCAAACGCGTAAATACAATGCATTGGCTTTGATTTCGGGATTATTCGCGATAACATCCCAAGATAAATTGGCATTTGATGCTTACGAATCTATTCCACAAAATGGACAACGATTCTTAGATGTGATGATTCGTAATGTAAAAGTTGTTCACCAAAATCACGTTTCATGCGTTGATCTAGGGATTTATTATGAAGAGGTTTATGATGCAGAGACCAACCAAGTGAATGTAGTAGGAAAAATTCAAGAATTAGGAGATTTAAGAAAATTCATTGGACATTTAGAATGGGATGCCCAAGGTGAATTATTTGTAGGTAAAGCATTTACTTTTCCTAATATTGGACAAATCGCAACCTTTCGTATCGGGGATATTGATGTTGTGAATGGTCAATTAATCCGATAA
- a CDS encoding GNAT family N-acetyltransferase translates to MKIQIKEVQNSKDLDAFVKFPMKLYKDNPYYVPPFINDEKQAMDKDKNPIFKDAEARYFLAFKGKEIVGRIAAIINWKEVKEQGKQKMRFGWFDTIDDIEVTKALLEMVQSIGKEKGLQYMEGPVGFSNLDKAGLLTQGFDKLATMVGLYNSPHYAEHFETLGFETANEWVEFELDVPTVLPEKVIKFNRIVQERYKLRELKFSKTKELFPYVDEMFDLLDKTYSPLETYVPIADYQVTHYKEKYVPFINPDYVNIIVDEQDKMVAFAITMPSYSKAMQKANGKLLPFGWYHLMKANKKNDSAAFYLIGIDPKYQGKGVTALIFKAMFETFKRNGIKYLETNPELVENESIQVLWKAYNPVNHKRRKTFRKNIA, encoded by the coding sequence ATGAAAATTCAAATAAAAGAAGTTCAGAATTCAAAAGATTTGGATGCTTTTGTAAAGTTTCCAATGAAATTATATAAAGACAACCCTTACTATGTACCGCCATTTATAAATGACGAAAAGCAAGCGATGGATAAAGATAAAAATCCGATATTCAAAGACGCTGAAGCAAGATATTTTCTTGCGTTTAAGGGAAAAGAAATTGTCGGTCGTATTGCGGCAATCATCAATTGGAAAGAAGTAAAAGAACAAGGAAAACAAAAAATGCGTTTTGGATGGTTTGATACCATTGATGACATTGAAGTGACAAAAGCTTTACTTGAAATGGTGCAATCTATCGGAAAAGAAAAAGGATTACAATACATGGAAGGTCCTGTAGGTTTTTCAAATTTAGATAAGGCTGGCTTATTAACACAAGGTTTCGACAAATTAGCGACTATGGTTGGATTGTACAATTCTCCCCATTATGCAGAACATTTTGAAACCTTAGGTTTTGAAACAGCCAATGAATGGGTTGAATTTGAATTGGACGTTCCTACAGTATTGCCCGAGAAAGTCATCAAATTCAATCGAATCGTTCAAGAACGTTATAAATTGCGTGAGTTAAAGTTTTCTAAAACAAAGGAATTGTTTCCTTATGTTGACGAAATGTTTGATTTATTGGATAAAACTTATAGTCCATTAGAAACATATGTGCCGATTGCAGATTATCAAGTGACGCATTATAAGGAGAAATATGTTCCTTTTATTAACCCGGATTATGTGAATATCATTGTAGATGAACAAGATAAAATGGTGGCTTTTGCGATTACGATGCCTTCATATTCGAAAGCCATGCAAAAAGCCAATGGAAAATTATTACCTTTTGGATGGTATCATTTGATGAAAGCTAATAAAAAGAATGATTCAGCGGCATTTTATCTGATCGGAATTGATCCTAAATACCAAGGAAAAGGAGTAACAGCTTTAATTTTTAAAGCCATGTTTGAAACCTTTAAACGAAATGGAATCAAATATTTAGAAACAAATCCTGAATTAGTGGAGAATGAGAGTATTCAAGTACTATGGAAAGCTTATAACCCTGTAAATCATAAAAGACGTAAAACCTTTAGAAAAAATATCGCCTAA
- a CDS encoding zinc metallopeptidase, protein MGGYYVIVGLFMLISMGVSTMLKRKFAQYSKTFLANGMSGKEIAEKMLADHGIYDVRVISTPGQLTDHYNPMDKTVNLSEVVYHERNAAAAAVSAHEVGHAVQHAVGYSMLQFRSRMVPMVNIASNLNQWILMLGLIVAASSGSTLLLWIGIALFAVTTLFAFVTLPVEYDASNRALAWLKNKNMVLPNEYEGAKDSLKWAARTYVVAAIGSLAQLIYFVMMAMGGRNND, encoded by the coding sequence ATGGGTGGATATTACGTAATTGTTGGATTATTCATGTTAATTAGTATGGGGGTTTCTACCATGCTGAAAAGAAAATTTGCTCAGTACTCGAAAACGTTTTTAGCAAACGGAATGAGTGGTAAAGAAATTGCTGAAAAAATGTTAGCGGATCATGGTATTTATGATGTTCGAGTAATTTCAACGCCAGGACAACTTACCGATCATTATAATCCTATGGATAAAACCGTTAATTTATCTGAAGTTGTCTATCATGAACGTAATGCGGCAGCAGCAGCGGTTTCAGCGCACGAAGTAGGGCATGCCGTACAACATGCTGTTGGTTATAGTATGCTACAATTCCGTTCGCGCATGGTACCAATGGTAAACATTGCCTCAAATCTTAACCAATGGATTTTAATGTTAGGTTTAATTGTAGCAGCTTCTTCAGGGAGTACACTATTATTATGGATTGGTATTGCTTTATTTGCAGTCACAACCTTATTTGCTTTTGTCACTTTACCCGTAGAATACGACGCATCTAATCGAGCATTAGCTTGGTTAAAAAATAAAAATATGGTTCTACCGAATGAATATGAGGGAGCAAAAGATTCATTAAAATGGGCCGCACGTACCTATGTCGTTGCAGCGATTGGATCTTTGGCACAATTAATTTACTTTGTAATGATGGCCATGGGTGGAAGAAACAACGATTAA